In a genomic window of Cytophagia bacterium CHB2:
- a CDS encoding CHAD domain-containing protein, with product MIRFEEGTRTGDDIEALHDMRVWSRRLREALEIFAFCFPPKVYEKLYERVRQVTKTLGAARNADVAVEFFAAHHAQAQELVERVALEDLLRRLVKEQTRERERMKERLDKKVKANELSAVIEASFVKLAQTPGFRRRGPRTALRLARALLLKRLQEVFKIRAAILGENDVEGLHNLRIAVKKLRYALEILGFAIGESAAENLSFFKKLQTVLGDLHDRDVFLEVVKERYETLEKQTFATLLLSGYESVFIHLVKERRQFYEKYLKIFGEAKFAEWRKRVVPPLPKKTVNPVIPKNEAAIIAEQQP from the coding sequence ATGATTCGTTTCGAAGAAGGTACACGCACCGGCGATGATATTGAAGCGTTGCACGACATGCGCGTGTGGTCGCGGCGTTTGCGCGAGGCGTTGGAAATCTTTGCCTTCTGTTTTCCGCCAAAGGTTTATGAGAAGCTTTATGAACGCGTGCGACAGGTCACAAAAACACTCGGTGCGGCGCGCAACGCTGATGTTGCCGTGGAGTTCTTTGCCGCGCATCATGCGCAGGCACAGGAATTGGTGGAACGCGTTGCGCTGGAAGATTTGTTGCGCCGGTTGGTGAAGGAACAAACGCGCGAACGCGAGCGCATGAAAGAACGCCTGGATAAGAAAGTCAAGGCAAACGAACTGTCGGCCGTGATTGAAGCCTCGTTTGTGAAATTGGCGCAGACTCCGGGATTCCGCCGGCGCGGGCCGCGCACCGCCTTGCGACTTGCGCGCGCTTTATTGCTGAAGCGTTTGCAGGAGGTGTTTAAGATTCGTGCGGCTATCTTGGGCGAGAACGATGTGGAAGGCCTGCACAACTTGCGCATTGCGGTCAAGAAATTGCGCTATGCCCTGGAGATTCTCGGGTTCGCTATTGGCGAGAGTGCGGCAGAAAATCTAAGCTTTTTCAAGAAGCTGCAAACTGTGCTCGGCGATTTACACGATCGTGATGTCTTTCTCGAGGTGGTCAAGGAAAGGTATGAGACGTTGGAAAAGCAGACCTTTGCCACGCTCTTGCTGTCGGGATATGAAAGCGTTTTTATACACCTTGTGAAAGAGCGCCGCCAGTTTTATGAAAAGTATCTCAAAATTTTTGGCGAGGCCAAATTTGCAGAATGGCGCAAACGCGTCGTGCCGCCACTGCCAAAGAAAACGGTGAATCCCGTTATTCCGAAAAACGAAGCCGCCATTATTGCGGAGCAGCAGCCATGA
- a CDS encoding CYTH domain-containing protein: protein MAQTRRAATAKENGESRYSEKRSRHYCGAAAMTNFEFKARLHDLPNIKSVLLARAAGSAGILQQTDTYFYVSSGRLKLREIVYESQTTHVPQRAESQLIFYQRPDHAAVKRSDYHIAPIGEAAMLREVLALALGVRVMVKKRRTLYLLPMKNGGSIRIHLDQVEGLGDFVEVEALAHADEFAAAAEVEAQVLLQAFHITENDLISGSYADLLLAKPSGERSA, encoded by the coding sequence ATGGCGCAAACGCGTCGTGCCGCCACTGCCAAAGAAAACGGTGAATCCCGTTATTCCGAAAAACGAAGCCGCCATTATTGCGGAGCAGCAGCCATGACCAATTTTGAATTCAAAGCGCGCTTGCACGATTTACCAAACATCAAGTCCGTCCTGCTCGCTCGCGCGGCCGGCTCTGCCGGCATCTTGCAGCAAACCGATACTTATTTTTATGTTTCCTCTGGCCGGTTGAAGCTGCGTGAAATTGTTTACGAATCTCAAACAACCCATGTACCGCAGCGCGCCGAAAGCCAATTGATTTTTTATCAGCGCCCGGATCATGCCGCAGTGAAACGCAGCGATTATCATATCGCTCCGATTGGCGAAGCCGCAATGTTGCGCGAGGTGTTGGCGCTGGCCCTCGGCGTGCGTGTGATGGTGAAGAAGCGGCGCACACTTTATCTCCTACCCATGAAAAACGGGGGCAGTATTCGCATCCATCTTGATCAAGTTGAGGGGCTGGGCGATTTTGTGGAAGTCGAGGCGTTGGCGCACGCTGACGAATTTGCTGCCGCTGCCGAGGTAGAAGCGCAGGTGCTGTTGCAAGCCTTTCATATTACTGAAAACGATCTGATCTCCGGCTCCTATGCTGATTTGCTGCTGGCAAAGCCTTCCGGCGAACGCTCGGCGTGA